The following coding sequences lie in one Daphnia pulex isolate KAP4 chromosome 1, ASM2113471v1 genomic window:
- the LOC124196927 gene encoding dmX-like protein 2 isoform X2: MKLHQVLTGACNAGDRCFAVGSVEGIPFVTYAAGSNIVVLSVTFERVQIIPGICHQNVQISCIDCSTDTGKIAAAYGNKVKIFEPTPLVHHNSSHKLDYHWVETGHIQTEYFVRAISWNLEGTRLLLGGRLLQLWASKGTKESQEDIYSKSLPRSATFQLGAGNDVDSDEEDREAEAKESTSNQSPHTGDASDSYELAWETRTATPVRLMSFSPDGTLFATAGMNDPLVKVWYQDKPLLFPSKSMEHLAASSPTCMDNSTKYAFEYLGHPASVVSVEWRRTSKYMPRGSVANMLVTSCEDSICRVWVETVLPEDGLVNMNNFDPLAAQNPRFRTHRHKHKFMQRLKHMRHCFQLKRLLKQENGGKSPKKGNKAMTIPTLFSSYSVHDYHSYGIHGTGQANGLHFHLAATINAQTDIPLVPSLGGTASDKGFVVHWLNNKEMHFTLQAEYILQELSKKAVGREESFQNGVGVVESEDDRGEDPEPETDFLKRKKLRATTGDLAKFLRTEQDNGRNADLPSPHMLHPDQMMSNTASLYSMNTDITGVTGFGVPLGDALDHRIETLLKDWHHSPDLLYAVHPLDGSYLVWLVDWLDEYNPGSFRQAQVSFSSRLPNAVPLGDASTLSTHLALFNPFHVLDLRNLLHLEGPHSLQSPQPLASTNAPDDDADEETQSVNHASSSSGPAQQSAAGPSVASEEKHETNPFHASSSPIVAMVTKHANGTLNLWHLALSDQSKFTQVLSVSHMTRISGHRFRVNSISCHPVLPLLLTTSHHNVINNPNDREVFACTAQKHRRASGQANQGYCSELILWKVETVGPLGKSGGVKELARINSPEMSAFASVAWIPTVLPSSSLGGFSNSASACFVASDGLSLRIYQAVIDARTLLAQILITPTLGPNNPFNTSFDKESPARQFMLGNRTPVRIVSEQSTSRPGCILELDAMVEADHDWKQTQFLHVFQQQLLTGYKLTNNIATPSNVPAADSTHQTVPEVVPTSQRKMPLSQMPLTSRLSLMEVTQSAVVDLQESLAFSEPFYVVVVEKEIESEQKLNESLDLLEVPSYAEHNDGSEGTTVVHVWKLVISSCNEDQIGSASPHQKRPPGPNVTMKTIKMCTQRLPLPDGVGIIHAAPAAGHLSSASIYPACFAPYAMVTACTDNTVRFWRCKLVTENKSKDLTEEYLRWEEWQMISKEGTSLLSIPGRPLSVSVAYSGRIAVAYKNGRSFKGKFIRNSKKSEADTRYFDLVVSIYECESTGGSEWVQEDVIYLKNIRLPRLPAIDPNIDLAYLHEEGDQWLKKRQVGIETLTKNLSHSDLESQDNDGGCFERIQPKIQGLLSVPSYATILTLKKSIEHRGNVCPLTQKNLVQLDWVSKEDGSHILTVGVGHRVLLYTSVSSPAVKERFNNSKIVKNPKLARQTSQTSTFNQDDVTVRWLRLRSLELRTADGLPPLPMHLSWVRDGIFVVGMDNEMQIYSQWKDTLSGITTESNGLTATSPVCHHENLGEESGTDLESDTDGSVGYDDDVGEDRDVLDRELHTLAKEGRITYAPSMAQLPRASSMHALAAAQGSSHTKKVTIKTPKKKLDEKAQTVASPTVSLLQDCLPSYGLFEASQIACPVLPQYHPQQLMELLNSGKIRWVKAILAHLVRCIAGHRGTDSDDEDDEDVDESAKHWARTRTLSISSPDNESRKITADLHISSVPKELTLDYTEISAVPPLPLWLLLAADQGSANLGDSTASGADSLFQPSLETHAEEEEDLDTILSESPPKRKSKRKNANGDAGAQHLQQQYFQFGTRQAALLTSVLTHTQLPGLSSVDQMHLLALADTLASCSATHLVTSTIHSGASKNLAKSVPTHPGSESSLDSCGLRFLLAARHHSYLLRFLPPVQRAALKKQGISSSLLTWAFHSEAQDELLQLLPAFTKPNPMWADYRELGFGWWMRNNASLRRCIEKLAKAAYQSQGDPLDAAIYYLAMKKKNLVWGLFRQVQNERMTAFFSNNFTEERWRKAALKNAYALLGKQRFDHAVAFFLLAGSLKDAIDICLSRMQDIQLAIVITRLYEGDMESVPPGLKKLLQDHVLGYNESSEPVAASAGSDPFLRSMSYWLLAQYTDSLSTLLERRGDKGELTKSQNIASPSVFNFYIYLRNHPLIIRQQLALSATGQSTNKRTHLAGVGAISVDKTYLLQEWITPLERRLYFTTAHAHFLAGCPALALEVLSKLPDHVQQPESETDKNSEGGEENAPEVIQQVIQQKSEDMDWSTPLVIVSPSDETREFDWGQPINGKSDTLELKWSDDEASDSECSDGGITMRDMSVAEVAVTPSDPKLEAEPETGGLDIMAQQLKFIACLKILMGEMATLATGFEVDGGQLRLQLYLWLDRELQALQQLCNYAPIPVTGNGNEEDEPSLLPAIPSSYKHPISADEPVTLHEILLAEKLDLEAKVKRTNRRRRWLKANELLVRTLLSYCSVHGSQGGGLASVRMELILLLQELQQDRRFTTGGSESVANLNQSQLSSPLAYPTSLPLLAASVAGTEIITTDPVRHLESQIRDLLRAIIGLSCVPVPGKISFGQMCLIRDLALALSACLYQALCSSDAWSLQQQQQEQQQGSVGPLARLAVVFRAMHNIGVSNYAKREEPQLEPGSSPSKWPGVTSLRALLAREKDEDAPRLLTLLCEAFVAVYTSLLCYSMAACDSHVLYRLAGLQPTESMWGSIYGGGAKQLVRVTTTTTSTLPGSQGLGTSSDGGSPQPPGSPSSTMDVAKQRVRLHIKLLQQIGTPAAVGGGMTAVASSASISSSASRKSSLPQGNEDMPTYKEVFVAPKLSLVACLMKKPTLPSERVSYDYDSSASDAGDEVDAEDDGDNESDNDDFWEEKDCAKRAASKKAGANPGDSEHSKADSISWHAIRYAVTRLCIGQMEEFLRVAGVEPTDLPVVSPLSHAITRTMHQWCAWLQRQLDAAGPVPPNYIPGCVVENTTSGPPILKYRSLVDPNNTPFSTKEANARPIRRLWSFLVRQEKVQDIFIRLVFGKRHAPHASGTNNADSISLYSDIADEMSNDTITAVSGGGTERLQDPVRIIHKDQDIISAFCINSTNGGILALANGKEIQELDITPLLDMQSAVLEDECELDLLGLDRDPDSNASSFLVVQTPGDRHLLNQLNGGMSGSASTAHFPSYAPSASNSMVPPGGPTLPVTGRGTTLPKGLTFPGSQHPPFFQLVLRRSKLLLTPLRKHKVDGVRRMTAHPLLPLYIAGQGDGSVAIWEWGHVGVVCQPRSPGTYAKVNRLRFNSQGNKFGAADGDGHVALWTLRLGGGSAPHRPFFSHQCHSKGTSDFVFLGSSSILATTGHSSESRNVVLWDTLMPQRKAIIHSFVCHENGGTSLLYASQHQLLISAGRKGIVCLWDLRQRTLRHKFTAHDSSVAIKCMALDPNEEFFATGSADGDIKVWSLATQHLLYAFPAEHSRSSFFRSMGQGNGVNQIHLDTSGRLFSCGSDGSMKLRQLPYVGSRETAVSTLY; encoded by the exons atgaagCTTCATCAAGTTTTAACCGGAGCCTGCAATGCTGGGGACAGGTGTTTTGCCGTTGGAAGTGTTGAGGGCATTCCATTTGTGACCTATGCAGCAGGGTCCAATATTGTTGTATTATCTGTCACATTTGAGAGGGTGCAAATCATTCCTGGGATTTGTCACCAAAATGTGCAAATCAGCTGTATTGATTGCAGCACAGACACAGGAAAGATAGCAGCTGCTTATGGAaacaaagttaaaatttttgagCCGACACCACTTGTCCATCACAATAGTAGCCAT AAGCTGGACTATCACTGGGTTGAAACTGGCCACATTCAAACAGAGTATTTTGTCCGAGCCATTTCATGGAATCTAGAAGGAACTCGCCTACTGCTTGGTGGTCGATTACTACAGCTATGGGCCAGCAAAGGAACAAAGGAAAGCCAAGAAGATATCTATTCTAAAAGTCTTCCAAGAAGTGCTACATTTCAACTGGGTGCTGGCAATGATGTTGACTCTGATGAAGAAGATAGAGAGGCTGAAGCAAAAGAGTCCACTTCTAATCAAAGCCCTCACACCGGAg aTGCGAGCGATAGTTATGAACTTGCTTGGGAAACACGAACTGCAACTCCCGTTCGGTTAATGTCTTTTTCTCCTGATGGAACCCTTTTTGCCACTGCTGGGATGAACGATCCTCTTGTTAAAGTGTGGTATCAAGACAAGCCTT TGCTGTTTCCTTCCAAAAGCATGGAGCATTTGGCAGCGTCCTCTCCCACCTGCATGGACAATTCGACAAAATATGCTTTCGAATATCTAGGCCATCCTGCGTCAGTTGTTTCTGTTGAATGGAGAAGGACGTCGAAATACATGCCGCG AGGGAGTGTCGCAAATATGCTGGTCACCAGTTGCGAGGACTCAATTTGCCGTGTATGGGTAGAGACCGTGTTGCCAGAAGATGGTCTAGTCAATATGAACAACTTTGATCCATTGGCAGCGCAAAACCCTCGATTCCGAACGCATCGCCATAAACATAAATTTATGCAACGTTTAAAACATATGAG ACATTGCTTTCAACTAAAGAGGCTACTAAAGCAAGAAAACGGCGGAAAGTCACCCAAGAAGGGAAATAAAGCCATGACAATACccacacttttttcttcatattcaGTGCATGACTATCATAGCTACGGTATTCACGGTACTGGTCAAGCAAACggtttacattttcatttggctGCGACAATCAATGCACAGACAG ATATTCCTCTGGTTCCAAGTTTAGGAGGAACAGCAAGTGACAAAGGATTTGTTGTTCATTGGctcaacaacaaagaaatgcACTTTACTCTTCAAGCTGAGTATATCCTTCAG GAACTTAGTAAGAAAGCGGTTGGTCGGGAAGAGAGTTTTCAGAATGGCGTAGGTGTTGTTGAATCAGAAGATGACCGCGGCGAAGATCCCGAACCTGAGACGGATTTTCTTAAACGAAAGAAGCTTCGAGCCACTACTGGGGATCTAGCAAAGTTTTTACGGACGGAACAAGATAATGGAAGGAACGCTGATCTGCCGAGTCCTCATATGCTTCATCCAGATCAAATGATGAGTAACACCGCATCACTTTATTCTATGAACACGGACATAACAGGAGTCACcg GATTTGGTGTTCCTCTTGGAGATGCGTTAGACCATCGCATTGAAACTTTGCTGAAGGACTGGCATCATAGCCCCGATTTGTTATATGCTGTCCACCCTCTGGATGGTTCATACCTTGTCTG GTTGGTCGACTGGTTAGATGAATACAATCCTGGCTCCTTCCGACAAGCGCAAGTATCGTTTAGCTCCAGACTACCGAACGCTGTGCCCCTTGGGGATGCTTCCACGCTGAGCACCCATTTGGCATTATTCAACCCATTCCATGTCTTGGATTTGCGCAATTTATTGCACTTAGAAGGCCCTCATTCATTACAATCTCCTCAGCCACTTGCATCAACGAATGCGCCAGATGATGATGCTGACGAGGAGACGCAGTCTGTGAATCATGCCTCTAGTAGTTCTGGTCCGGCACAACAGAGTGCTGCTGGCCCGTCAGTAGCTAGCGAAGAAAAACACGAAACTAATCCATTTCATGCGTCGTCATCGCCAATTGTGGCGATGGTAACCAAGCACGCTAACGGAACTCTTAATCTTTGGCATTTAGCACTAAGTGATCAATCAAAATTCACACAAGTGTTGTCAGTCAGTCATATGACGAGAATATCAGGGCACCGGTTCCGAGTAAACAGTATTTCTTGCCATCCTGTATTACCCTTACTGCTGACGACTTCACATCATAACGTCATCAATAATcctaatg ACAGGGAAGTCTTTGCATGCACTGCACAGAAACATAGGAGAGCATCTGGTCAAGCTAATCAAGGCTATTGCAGTGAGTTGATATTGTGGAAGGTGGAAACAGTTGGTCCCCTAGGAAAATCTGGTGGAGTCAAGGAATTGGCTAGGATAAACTCACCTGAAATGTCAGCTTTTGCATCTGTAGCCTGGATACCAACCGTTTTGCCTAg TTCATCATTGGGTGGATTTTCGAATTCTGCCAGCGCCTGTTTTGTTGCCTCTGACGGACTAAGTTTGCGGATTTATCAA GCCGTTATCGATGCCAGAACACTACTGGCTCAAATTCTCATTACTCCAACATTAGGACCTAACAATCCTTTCAACACGTCCTTTGATAAAGAG TCGCCCGCTCGCCAGTTCATGTTGGGTAATCGTACACCGGTGCGGATAGTTTCTGAACAGTCCACCTCACGACCAGGATGCATTTTAGAACTAGATGCTATGGTAGAAGCGGATCATGATTGGAAGCAGACGCAGTTTCTCCACGTtttccaacaacaacttctTACTGGCTACAAATTGACTAACAACATTGCAACTCCGTCTAACGTTCCAGCTGCAGATTCCACACACCAAACGGTGCCCGAAGTTGTACCTACTTCACAGAGAAAGA TGCCACTCTCTCAGATGCCATTGACTTCCAGGTTGAGTCTCATGGAAGTGACCCAGTCAGCCGTAGTAGATCTACAAGAATCGCTAGCTTTTAGTGAGCCGTTCTATGTcgtcgttgttgaaaaagaaattgaatcgGAGCAAAAATTGAACGAATCGTTAGATTTGTTGGAAGTTCCCTCTTATGCTGAACATAACGACGGCTCCGAag GAACCACGGTTGTACATGTGTGGAAGCTGGTCATTTCATCTTGCAACGAAGACCAAATTGGATCGGCCAGTCCGCACCAAAAGCGTCCACCTGGTCCTAATGTCACAATGAAAACCATCAAAATGTGCACGCAACGTCTACCACTTCCCGACGGAGTGGGGATTATTCATGCTGCTCCCGCTGCAGGTCACTTAAG ctcCGCTTCTATCTACCCTGCTTGTTTTGCTCCGTACGCGATGGTCACAGCTTGTACGGATAATACAGTTAGATTTTGGAGATGTAAGTTAGTCACAGAGAACAAATCGAAGGATTTGACGGAAGAATATCTACGTTGGGAAGAGTGGCAAATGATCAGCAAAGAAGGGACTTCATTACTCTCAATTCCAG gGAGGCCTTTGTCAGTTTCGGTAGCCTACAGTGGCCGTATCGCTGTGGCTTATAAGAACGGAAGATCTTTTAAAGGGAAATTTATTCGAAACAGCAAAAAATCAGAAGCTGATACTCGATATTTTGACCTAGTCGTCTCAATCTATGAGTGCGAATCAACTGGAG gTTCTGAATGGGTTCAAGAGGACGTGATATACTTGAAGAACATTCGCTTACCACGCTTGCCAGCTATCGATCCAAATATTGATTTGGCTTATTTGCACGAAGAAGGCGACCAATGgttgaaaaaaaggcaagtTGGTATCGAAACGCTGACAAAGAATTTATCTCATAGCGATCTAGAGAGCCAAGACAATGACGGGGGCTGTTTTGAACGCATCCAGCCCAAAATTCAAG GGCTGTTGTCAGTACCTAGCTACGCAACTATTCTAACGTTAAAGAAATCTATTGAACACCGTGGAAATGTGTGTCCTCTAACGCAAAAGAATTTAGTCCAATTGGATTGGGTTTCTAAAGAAGATGGATCTCACATCCTTACCGTCGGC GTCGGACATCGAGTGCTCCTGTATACATCCGTTTCAAGCCCAGCTGTTAAGGAGCGattcaacaattcaaaaatcgTCAAAAATCCAAAGTTAGCGAGACAAACTTCACAAACATCAACTTTTAACCAGGACGATGTTACTGTCAG GTGGTTACGTTTGCGCTCTCTTGAATTACGAACTGCTGACGGTTTGCCTCCATTGCCTATGCACTTGTCCTGGGTTCGCGATGGCATTTTCGTTGTCGGAATGGACAACGAAATGCAAATATATTCCCAATGGAAAGACACGTTGAGTGGAATAACCACTGAATCCAATGGACTTACGGCTACCTCTCCTGTTTGTCACCACG AAAACCTTGGAGAAGAGAGCGGTACTGATTTGGAGAGTGACACTGACGGGAGTGTAGgctatgatgatgatgtgggAGAAGATCGTGATGTACTTGATCGGGAGTTACATACGTTAGCCAAAGAGGGACGGATCACTTACGCACCGAGTATGGCACAATTGCCTAGGGCTAGTTCAATGCACGCTTTGGCTGCTGCGCAAGGATCCAGCCATACGAAGAAGGTTACTATAAAAAcaccgaaaaagaaactggacgAGAAGGCACAAACAGTTGCAAGCCCCACAGTGTCATTACTGCAAGATTGCCTACCTAGCTATGGACTCTTTGAAGCTAGCCAAATTGCTTGCCCAGTTTTGCCGCAATATCACCCGCAGCAACTCATGGAGCTCTTGAATTCTG gCAAAATCCGCTGGGTCAAAGCTATTTTGGCTCATTTGGTGCGATGTATTGCAGGTCATCGTGGAACGGACAGTGAtgacgaagatgacgaagatgTCGACGAATCGGCCAAACACTGGGCTCGAACGCGAACACTTTCCATCAGTAGTCCGGATAATGAGTCGAGAAAGATCACCGCCGATCTCCACATCTCGTCCGTTCCCAAAGAACTGACGTTAGATTATACGGAAATCAGCGCTGTTCCTCCGCTTCCTTTGTGGTTGCTTCTAGCAGCTGACCAAGGATCAGCAAATCTAGGAGATTCTACGGCATCTGGCGCCGATTCTTTGTTCCAACCATCGTTGGAAACACAT gcggaagaagaagaagatttagatACCATTTTGAGTGAAAGCCCACCAAAGCGGAAAAGTAAACGAAAGAATGCTAACGGAGATGCAGGCGCCCAGCATTTGCAACAGCAATACTTTCAATTTGGAACTCGACAAGCTGCGCTTCTGACGAGTGTGTTGACTCATACTCAACTACCTGGTCTAAGTAGCGTCGACCAGATGCATCTGTTAGCTCTGGCAGATACTTTGGCTTCGTGCAGCGCTACTCATCTTGTCACGAGCACCATCCATAGTGGGGCTTCAAAGAATCTAGCTAAAAGTG TTCCTACGCACCCAGGATCAGAGTCATCCTTGGATTCTTGCGGGCTTCGCTTCCTGTTGGCTGCGCGCCATCATTCGTACCTGCTGCGGTTCTTACCACCTGTTCAGCGCGCTGCTTTAAAGAAACAAGGAATTAGTAGTTCCTTGCTAACCTGGGCGTTCCACTCGGAAGCGCAGGATGAACTTTTGCAACTTCTTCCCGCTTTTACAAAAC CGAATCCCATGTGGGCTGATTATCGTGAACTAGGATTCGGATGGTGGATGCGAAACAACGCCAGTTTGCGTCGGTGTATTGAAAAACTGGCTAAAGCAGCATATCAGAGCCAAGGCGATCCATTGGATGCAGCCATTTATTATTTggcaatgaagaagaaaaatttggtcTGGGGTCTTTTCCGGCAGGTGCAGAACGAACGCATGACGGCATTCTTCAGCAATAATTTTACCGAAGAACGTTGGCGTAAAGcagctttaaaaaatgcatATGCTCTACTCGGCAAACAGCGCTTTGATCATGCTGTAGCCTTCTTCCTGTTGGCTGGATCATTGAAAG ACGCCATCGATATTTGCCTAAGCCGAATGCAGGATATTCAGTTAGCCATTGTTATTACTCGGCTGTATGAAGGTGACATGGAATCTGTGCCTCCAGGATTAAAGAAACTACTTCAAGATCATGTCTTGGGTTACAATGAAAGTAGCGAACCGGTTGCCGCTTCGGCCGGATCGGATCCTTTCTTGCGTTCTATGTCCTATTGGCTCCTGGCTCAGTACACTGACAGTTTGAGCACCCTTTTAGAGCGACGAGGTGATAAGGGCGAATTGACGAAGTCGCAAAACATTGCAAGTCCAAGTGTTTTCAACTTCTATATCTATCTTCGCAACCATCCTCTTATTATACGGCAGCAGTTAGCTTTATCGGCCACAG GCCAATCTACCAACAAGCGAACGCATTTAGCAGGCGTTGGTGCCATCAGCGTTGACAAGACCTATCTTCTTCAAGAATGGATAACACCTCTTGAAAGGCGACTGTACTTTACCACGGCTCATGCTCACTTCCTTGCTGGTTGCCCCGCTTTGGCCTTGGAGGTTTTATCTAAATTACCGGATCATGTCCAACAACCGGAAAGTGAAACAGATAAAAACTCTGAAGGAGGTGAAG aaaatgcCCCCGAAGTCATTCAACAAGTCATTCAACAGAAAAGTGAAGACATGGACTGGTCAACACCTCTCGTCATTGTTAGCCCAAGTGACGAAACCCGAGAATTTGACTGGGGACAACCTATCAACGGCAAATCTGACACTTTAGAACTAAAATGGAGTGACGATGAAGCTTCTGATTCTGAATGTTCTGACGGCGGTATCACAATGAGAGATATGAGCGTGGCCGAGGTTGCAGTGACCCCTTCGGATCCCAAATTGGAAGCTGAGCCGGAAACGGGAGGTTTAGACATTATGGCCCAACAGTTGAAGTTCATCGCTTGTCTAAAAATTCTAATGGGGGAAATGGCAACGCTTGCCACTGGTTTTGAAGTCGATGGTGGTCAATTGAGGCTTCAGCTTTACCTTTGGTTAGATCGAGAATTGCAG gcTTTGCAACAACTATGCAATTACGCTCCCATTCCTGTAACTGGTAACGGGAATGAAGAGGATGAGCCTAGCTTGTTACCTGCTATTCCTTCTTCATACAAACACCCAATTTCTGCTGACGAACCGGTCACTCTTCACGAGATTCTCCTTGCAGAAAAATTGGATCTTGAAGCTAAAGTGAAGCGAACCAATCGCAGACGGCGATGGCTGAAAG CCAATGAACTGCTTGTAAGGACATTGCTGAGTTATTGCAGTGTTCATGGATCACAAGGAGGAGGTCTGGCATCGGTCCGCATGGAACTTATTCTTCTACTGCAGGAGTTGCAACAAGATAGAAGATTTACCACAG GAGGTTCGGAATCAGTTGCGAATTTGAATCAATCTCaactttcttctcctttggcGTATCCTACAAGTCTTCCGCTTTTAGCCGCCAGTGTCGCGGGAACAGAAATTATCACAACTGATCCTGTTCGTCATCTAGAG AGCCAAATTCGAGATTTACTGCGGGCGATTATTGGATTGAGCTGCGTTCCTGTTCCCGGAAAGATCAGCTTTGGACAG ATGTGTTTGATTCGCGATCTGGCGCTGGCCTTATCTGCCTGTCTCTACCAAGCCCTTTGCTCTTCTGACGCGTGGAGcctccaacagcaacaacaagaacaacagCAGGGCTCTGTTGGACCACTTGCTCGATTAGCTGTTGTATTCCGCGCAATGCATAATATTGGCGTCAGTAATTACGCCAAGCGAGAAGAACCCCAACTTGAGCCCGGAAGTAGTCCATCGAAATGGCCAG GCGTCACTTCTTTGCGCGCTCTGTTGGCTcgtgaaaaagatgaagatgcGCCCCGATTATTGACTTTGTTATGTGAAGCCTTTGTTGCCGTCTACACTTCGTTGCTGTGTTATTCAATGGCGGCTTGCGATTCACACGTCCTCTACAG GTTGGCCGGGCTGCAACCAACAGAGAGTATGTGGGGATCCATTTATGGAGGAGGTGCCAAACAGCTAGTCAGGGTCACTACTACCACGACGTCCACGCTGCCTGGCTCACAAGGTCTAGGAACCTCTAGTGATGGGGGATCACCCCAGCCGCCTGGATCCCCATCTTCAACGATGGATGTTGCCAAGCAGCGAGTTCGTTTACATATAAAACTCTTACAGCAGATTGGAACACCAGCTGCTGTCGGAGGTGGAATGACCGCTG TTGCTTCTAGTGCATCCATTTCAAGTTCAGCGTCAAGAAAATCATCGCTTCCACAAGGAAACGAGGACATGCCAACCTACAAGGAAGTTTTCGTTGCCCCTAAACTGTCGCTGGTGGCCTGTCTTATGAAAAAGCCCACCTTGCCGTCGGAGAGAGTCTCTTATGATTACGATTCTTCTGCATCTGATGCg GGTGATGAAGTCGACGCCGAGGATGATGGTGATAATGAATCTGACAACGATGATTTCTGGGAGGAAAAGGATTGCGCCAAAAGAGCAGCTTCCAAGAAGGCTGGTGCTAATCCAG GTGATTCGGAGCACAGCAAAGCGGATTCTATCAGTTGGCACGCTATACGTTATGCTGTCACCCGTTTGTGTATAGGCCAGATGGAAGAATTCTTAAGAGTCGCCGGCGTTGAGCCTACAG atTTGCCGGTTGTTAGTCCTTTGAGTCATGCAATAACACGGACAATGCATCAATGGTGCGCATGGTTGCAGAGACAGTTGGATGCGGCAGGGCCAGTTCCGCCAAATTATATACCTGGATGTGTTgttgaaaacacaacttctgGGCCACCCATTCTTAAGTATCGCAGTCTTGTGGATCCAAATAATACCCCATTCTC aacCAAGGAAGCAAATGCCCGACCCATACGTCGTCTTTGGTCTTTCCTTGTGCGACAAGAGAAAGTCCAAGATATTTTCATCCGTCTAGTCTTTGGTAAAAGACATGCTCCTCACGCTTCTGGAACCAACAACGCCGATTCCATTTCTCTCTATTCTGATATTGCTG atgAAATGTCCAATGATACCATAACGGCTGTATCGGGTGGTGGTACTGAGCGCTTACAGGATCCAGTTCGAATCATTCATAAAGATCAAGACATTATCAGCGCGTTTTGCATCAATTCT aCCAATGGAGGAATCCTTGCTTTGGCaaacggaaaagaaattcaagaaCTGGATATTACTCCTTTGCTAGACATGCAATCGGCCGTCTTGGAAGATGAATGTGAATTGGATTTGCTCGGGCTGGATAG AGATCCTGATAGTAATGCGTCTTCCTTCCTGGTTGTACAAACGCCAGGCGATCGCCATTTGTTGAATCAGTTGAATGGAG GAATGTCTGGATCTGCAAGCACTGCCCACTTTCCTAGTTATGCCCCATCAGCATCGAATAGTATGGTTCCACCAGGAGGCCCAACTTTACCCGTGACAGGGCGTGGGACAACACTG CCGAAAGGGTTGACATTCCCTGGTTCGCAACATCCGCCATTTTTTCAGCTGGTGCTGCGGCGAAGCAAACTACTACTAACACCG ttacgGAAACATAAGGTGGATGGAGTAAGAAGAATGACGGCCCATCCGTTACTTCCTTTGT ATATCGCCGGCCAAGGGGACGGATCTGTAGCTATTTGGGAATGGGGTCACGTTGGTGTTGTGTGTCAACCTAGGAGCCCTGGAACATACGCAAAGGTAAATCGTCTCCGTTTCAACAGCCAAGGAAACAAATTTGGTGCAGCCGACGGAGATGGCCACGTCGCCTTATGGACACTTCGTCTTGGAGGAGGATCTGCGCCTCATCGCCCGTTTTTT TCACATCAATGTCACAGCAAGGGGACATCAGATTTTGTGTTTCTGGGGTCATCGAGTATTTTGGCCACAACCGGTCACAGTTCAGAGTCCCGCAACGTCGTTTTATGGGACACCCTAATGCCCCAACGCAAAGCAATTATTCACT CATTTGTATGTCACGAAAACGGAGGCACCAGTTTGCTCTATGCGTCTCAGCATCAGCTCCTGATATCGGCTGGCCGCAAAGGAATCGTCTGCTTATGGGATTTGAGACAACGAACACTTCGTCACAAGTTCACTGCGCATGATTCTTCTGTTGCGATCAAATGCATGGCGTTAGATCCCAATGAAGAATTCTTTGCCACTGGATCTGCTGACGGTGATATCAAG GTCTGGAGCCTTGCTACACAACATTTACTTTACGCGTTTCCTGCTGAACATTCACGATCATCCTTTTTCCGTTCCATGGGGCAAGGAAATGGCGTAAATCAA ATTCATCTGGACACGTCAGGACGACTCTTTTCTTGTGGCTCTGATGGTTCAATGAAGCTTCGTCAATTACCCTATGTGGGGAGTAGAGAAACCGCTGTCTCAACTCTTtactag